One Vitis riparia cultivar Riparia Gloire de Montpellier isolate 1030 chromosome 4, EGFV_Vit.rip_1.0, whole genome shotgun sequence genomic window carries:
- the LOC117913685 gene encoding histone H1 — MSTEGVAVDQPAQEVVVTEQAVAPEMPAPEKKPKARKEKKPKQARASSHPPYFQMIKEALLALDEKSGSSPYAIAKHMEEKHKAVLPANFRKILSLQLKNSVAKGNLIKIRASYKLSGVRKGTAKSDGAKRAKATSDPKKKSVKKSETPKKVAANKARKTVPSKVKQPRSIRSSAKKAKKVTT; from the exons ATGTCCACCGAAGGTGTCGCTGTCGACCAACCGGCGCAGGAAGTGGTTGTGACGGAGCAGGCGGTAGCTCCGGAGATGCCAGCCCCGGAGAAGAAGCCAAAGGCTCGTAAGGAGAAGAAGCCCAAACAGGCCAGAGCTTCTTCTCATCCTCCTTACTTCCAG ATGATCAAGGAGGCTCTTTTGGCTCTGGACGAGAAAAGTGGCTCCAGTCCGTACGCTATTGCCAAGCACATGGAAGAGAAGCACAAGGCAGTCCTCCCGGCGAATTTTAGGAAAATCCTGAGTCTTCAGTTGAAGAACTCCGTAGCGAAGGGGAATCTCATCAAGATCAGGGCTTCCTACAAGCTTTCCGGAGTAAGAAAAGGAACGGCAAAGTCCGATGGAGCGAAGAGAGCGAAGGCCACCTCTGATCCTAAGAAAAAGTCGGTGAAGAAATCAGAGACTCCAAAGAAAGTTGCGGCCAACAAGGCTAGGAAAACCGTGCCATCAAAGGTGAAGCAGCCCAGGTCCATTAGATCTTCTGCTAAGAAGGCTAAGAAGGTCACAACCTGA
- the LOC117912879 gene encoding GDP-mannose 4,6 dehydratase 1 — MASEKETAGSGSAAAINGGEALEPPKRKIALITGITGQDGSYLTEFLLNKGYEVHGLIRRSSNFNTQRLNHIYIDPHNSHKARMKLHYADLSDASSLRRWIDTIAPDEVYNLAAQSHVAVSFEIPDYTADVVATGALRLLEAVRSHIMATGRSHIRYYQAGSSEMFGSTSPPQSETSPFHPRSPYAASKCAAHWYTVNYREAYGLFACNGILFNHESPRRGENFVTRKITRAVGRIKIGLQSKLFMGNLQASRDWGFAGDYVEAMWMMLQQEKPDDYVVATEESHTVEEFLEVAFGSVGLNWRDHVVIDKRYFRPAEVDNLKGDSSKARKVLGWKPKVDFEQLVKMMVDEDIELAKREKVLVDAGYMDAQQQP, encoded by the coding sequence ATGGCGTCCGAAAAAGAGACGGCTGGGTCCGGATCTGCCGCGGCAATCAACGGCGGCGAAGCCCTAGAACCACCGAAGCGGAAGATAGCTCTGATCACCGGCATAACGGGGCAGGATGGGTCGTATCTAACGGAGTTTCTCCTGAACAAGGGGTACGAAGTCCACGGTCTGATCCGACGATCTTCCAATTTCAATACCCAACGCCTCAATCACATCTACATCGATCCTCACAACTCCCATAAAGCTCGAATGAAGCTCCACTACGCCGACCTCTCCGACGCCTCCTCCCTACGCCGCTGGATCGACACCATCGCCCCCGACGAGGTCTACAACCTTGCTGCCCAGTCCCACGTCGCCGTTTCCTTCGAGATCCCGGATTACACCGCCGATGTGGTGGCCACGGGCGCCCTCCGCCTCCTCGAAGCCGTCCGATCCCACATCATGGCCACCGGCCGATCTCACATTCGGTACTACCAAGCCGGATCCTCGGAGATGTTCGGATCCACTTCGCCTCCCCAATCGGAAACCTCTCCATTTCACCCCCGATCCCCTTACGCGGCCTCTAAATGCGCCGCTCATTGGTACACCGTGAACTACCGAGAAGCCTACGGGCTCTTCGCCTGCAATGGGATTCTGTTCAATCACGAATCCCCACGGCGGGGTGAGAATTTCGTGACGCGAAAGATTACACGAGCCGTGGGGAGGATCAAGATTGGGTTGCAGAGCAAACTGTTCATGGGGAATTTGCAGGCTTCGAGAGATTGGGGTTTCGCGGGGGACTACGTGGAAGCGATGTGGATGATGCTGCAGCAGGAGAAGCCGGACGATTACGTGGTGGCGACGGAGGAGTCACACACGGTGGAGGAGTTCTTGGAGGTGGCATTTGGGTCTGTGGGGTTGAATTGGAGAGATCATGTGGTGATTGATAAGAGGTACTTTAGACCTGCTGAGGTTGATAACCTTAAGGGTGATTCTAGCAAAGCAAGGAAGGTGCTTGGTTGGAAGCCCAAGGTGGATTTTGAGCAGTTGGTGAAGATGATGGTTGATGAGGATATTGAATTGGCTAAGAGGGAGAAGGTGCTTGTGGACGCGGGCTATATGGACGCACAGCAGCAGCCTTGA
- the LOC117913025 gene encoding nucleolin-like, with protein sequence MRTRNAETPKPASKKKTPQAKKSAGKAPQTTPETGAGSVTPKSTETKRVSATKGKQVKTNETTPTSTQNAAAELNTGASVEEVKTAANVSLVTPETKAASGAKSVVKKTPGKARTPPSVKAVSAKTPELGESLKPKVEEPAKKEGVDAAKEGESTEKEGTESAKKEGPVVKNVEDSNKKETSSGHPEGVPTEHPRDTSEHEEALNVAKSPDNGEISIAKEVPDVNEELGEEIKHVEDKEETKNEQVNMEAETNESRVGEDAPVKEDKYYGDEVMDSGDEEGLEEPEEELPVSDAVDPGEETEALEEEHRELTAIAKERKISKAHEIFVGGLDRDAEEEDVKKVFERIGEVVEVRLHKNLSSNKNKGYAFVKFANKEHASRALSEMKNPVICGKRCGTAPSEDNNTLFLGNICNTWTKEAIKQKLKDYGIEGVGNITLVPNPQHEGLSRGFAFLEFSCHADAMLAYKRLQKPDVIFGHAERTAKVAFAEPLREPDPEIMAQVKSVFVDGLPPHWDEDRVREQFKGYGEIERIVLARNMSTAKRKDFGFVDFTTHEAALSCIDSVNNTELCDGNSKTKVKVRLSNPLPKTQAVKGGLCGGFRIGHGGVGSSSKFGRGGFGRGGHHFNRAQFQRDRGFYQREYGPTGRLGFPNAPDFDGPYPEFHERHFFGRGGRRGSLRGAYQGSGGGYPAAVPPRPNLDRPRHGAIDRGHGKYFPFRQQPFFPEEDFDNSFSGRHFDDPYLYEDNARGIKRPFIPDWDPGYMEPSRFRPRLDYSDPEVDFHGSRYRDNFEAGSSLYSQDYYGPDYDRGAYPSYYRDDRSYRGGYYY encoded by the exons ATGAGAACTAGAAATGCCGAAACCCCCAAACCGGCGTCCAAAAAGAAGACGCCGCAGGCTAAGAAATCTGCCGGCAAGGCTCCTCAGACCACGCCCGAAACGGGGGCAGGATCGGTGACGCCGAAATCAACCGAGACGAAGCGTGTCTCTGCAACCAAAGGGAAGCAGGTGAAGACCAACGAAACTACACCGACATCGACACAGAACGCGGCTGCTGAATTGAACACTGGAGCATCAG TTGAAGAGGTGAAAACTGCAGCTAATGTGTCTCTAGTAACACCAGAGACGAAAGCAGCTTCAGGTGCCAAATCAGTGGTGAAGAAAACGCCGGGAAAAGCTAGAACTCCTCCTTCAGTAAAAGCTGTTTCTGCGAAGACACCTGAATTGGGGGAGTCTTTAAAACCAAAGGTCGAGGAGCCTGCGAAGAAGGAAGGGGTTGATGCTGCAAAGGAGGGGGAGTCTACAGAGAAGGAAGGGACTGAGTCTGCAAAGAAGGAAGGACCTGTTGTTAAAAATGTTGAAGATTCCAACAAGAAGGAAACAAGTTCTGGTCATCCAGAAGGTGTTCCTACCGAGCATCCTAGAGATACTTCGGAGCATGAAGAAGCCTTGAATGTTGCAAAATCTCCAGATAATGGAGAAATCAGTATTGCCAAGGAAGTGCCGGATGTGAATGAAGAATTGGGAGAGGAGATAAAACATGTTGAGGATAAAGAAGAGACTAAGAATGAGCAAGTTAACATGGAAGCAGAAACAAATGAGTCTAGAGTTGGAGAAGATGCCCCAGTGAAGGAGGATAAGTACTATGGTGATGAAGTAATGGACTCTGGAGATGAAGAGGGACTTGAAGAACCTGAGGAAGAACTTCCAGTAAGTGATGCAGTGGATCCTGGAGAAGAAACAGAGGCCTTGGAGGAAGAACACAGAGAACTGACTGCCATTGCAAAGGAGCGGAAGATATCAAAAGCACACGAGATATTTGTTGGTGGATTGGATAGGGATGCTGAGGAGGAGGATGTAAAAAAGGTCTTTGAGAGGATTGGAGAGGTAGTCGAAGTTCGATTGCACAAGAATTTGTCatctaataaaaataagggtTATGCATTTGTGAAGTTTGCTAATAAGGAGCATGCAAGCCGGGCTTTGTCAGAAATGAAAAACCCCGTT ATTTGTGGGAAGCGATGTGGAACTGCACCCAGTGAGGACAATAACACATTGTTCTTAGGCAATATTTGCAACACATGGACGAAGGAAGCA atcaaacaaaaattgaaagacTATGGCATTGAAGGTGTTGGGAACATCACTCTTGTCCCAAATCCTCAACATGAAGGATTGAGTCGTGGTTTTGCTTTCCTTGAGTTCTCTTGTCATGCAGATGCCATGCTTGCATATAAGAGGCTTCAGAAACCAGATGTTATATTTGGCCATGCTGAGCGAACTGCAAAAGTAGCTTTTGCAGAACCTTTACGTGAGCCAGACCCGGAGATCATGGCACAGGTTAAGTCTGTATTTGTTGATGGCCTCCCTCCTCACTGGGATGAAGACCGTGTTAGAGAGCAATTTAAAGGCTATGGGGAGATTGAACGAATTGTGCTTGCACGTAATATGTCGACTGCCAAGAGGAAGGATTTTGGTTTTGTTGATTTCACTACTCATGAGGCTGCTCTTTCTTGCATTGATAGTGTAAACAACACAGAATTGTGTGATGGGAACTCAAAG ACTAAAGTGAAAGTCAGGCTTTCAAACCCTTTGCCCAAAACTCAGGCTGTGAAGGGGGGATTGTGTGGTGGATTTCGGATTGGTCATGGTGGCGTTGGATCTTCCTCAAAGTTTG GAAGGGGGGGTTTTGGACGGGGAGGACATCACTTCAACCGAGCACAATTTCAACGTGACAGGGGTTTCTATCAACGTGAATATGGTCCAACTGGTAGATTGGGGTTCCCCAATGCACCTGATTTTGATGGTCCATACCCTGAGTTCCATGAGAGACACTTTTTTGGAAGAG GAGGACGAAGGGGTTCTTTGAGGGGTGCTTATCAGGGATCTGGGGGAGGCTATCCAGCTGCTGTCCCACCAAGACCAAATCTTGATAGGCCCAGGCATGGTGCAATTGATAGGGGTCATGGGAAGTACTTCCCATTTAGGCAACAACCATTTTTCCCTGAAGAAGACTTTGACAACTCTTTTTCTGGGAGGCATTTTGATGACCCTTATCTTTATGAGGACAATGCACGTGGGATAAAACGACCATTTATACCA GACTGGGACCCTGGTTACATGGAACCAAGCAGGTTTCGCCCTCGACTGGATTACTCTGACCCAGAGGTTGATTTTCATGGATCTCGTTATCGGG ATAATTTTGAAGCTGGCAGTAGTCTCTACTCACAAGATTATTATGGTCCTGAT TATGATAGAGGTGCATATCCTTCCTATTACAGAGATGATCGGTCATATCGAggtggttattattattaa
- the LOC117912880 gene encoding uncharacterized protein LOC117912880 produces MGASESMLSSSQRIGDEITTVSERSEDVDPLLECLKSLKIATPILTSLPTESSLTDILVRKPSSSSVSGTLNPKVLLELFSMYRDWQEEKTQKISKEQEEIENKIEVADALAIKLHQRFNFSVSSMKTTSHHLSEVHALQVEIGELKGRLTEVISNCDALCKRIAAEGPESLRASIKPFAAATSDLETSFRSSSVQRVLDASQPTTETKPN; encoded by the exons ATGGGTGCCTCAGAATCCATGCTCTCAAGTTCCCAG AGGATCGGCGATGAGATCACCACCGTCTCCGAGAGATCAGAAGATGTAGATCCCCTTTTGGAGTGCCTGAAATCCCTCAAAATT GCAACACCCATACTGACTTCACTGCCAACGGAGAGCAGCTTGACGGATATATTGGTGAGGAAGCCATCATCTTCTTCTGTTTCAG GTACTTTAAATCCGAAGGTGCTACTGGAGCTCTTCTCGATGTATCGTGATTGGCAAGAGGAGAAAACACAAAAGATTAGCAAGGAACAG gaagaaatagaaaacaagataGAGGTTGCAGATGCTCTGGCAATTAAACTTCATCAACGGTTCAATTTCTCGGTCTCATCAATGAAGACAACTTCACATCATCTATCAGAAG TTCATGCATTGCAAGTGGAAATTGGTGAACTGAAAGGGAGGTTGACGGAGGTAATAAGTAACTGTGATGCTTTATGCAAGAGAATTGCTGCGGAGGGGCCAGAATCTCTTCGGGCATCTATCAAACCATTTGCTGCCGCCACTTCTGATCTAGAAACCAGCTTTCGCTCATCTTCTGTACAAAGAGTTCTGGATGCCAGCCAGCCGACTACAGAAACCAAACCAAAttga